The Lepeophtheirus salmonis chromosome 2, UVic_Lsal_1.4, whole genome shotgun sequence region tttgcATTCTAcctaatttctattattttcaatatttttttgtatacttacGAACCATgaagttttacaaaataaaagctATTCTTCATCATTTGCTTATATCATATCCTGACGATAAATcgttataagtaaaaaatttaaaaacactttacatgtcatttttgagaaaagtattcgacaaaatattgtttatgtttttttttagtatcataTTCTTACCAAAAATTTGGCCAACCCACTGCAACCCATCTATAAGATGTTTGTGATTCACCTATTGATAAACAATAGTTCGGCGAGTGAAAAAGTAGAGATATATTCGTGCAAGTTCAAAAAGTagcatgaaaatattttattagaacacAAGAATGTCCTATCAGgtttcgaatataattgaatgcagtaGGAAAtgacaaaatcaataaaagaagaaaatcccgatgtattttttattcaagtacaagttgggattttgtacaagttgcaaacaaaatatgagatgaatcatttttaatgaaGGATTGTTTATTCCATGattgattgatatattattggtgtaatttttgtcaattttaatacaaattactcaaatattaatattatgttgaacactataaagttcaaatgcccacagttgtattacttataaatacataataaccatgtaattttaatagatcaaaatgtaATGATAGTATCAGTTAatgtatgttaaataaattatgtatttgaagacgaagaaattgtaGCTGTACAATTTGCTTACGCAAGTTGCAACATGTACCCACATCAAAACTTGTACACGTGTACATAcagccaaatatttcatagacctaTTTTTGTGAATGATCGTCTTTTGTACACAAATTTATGCATGAGTTAagatataagatttttttacctatagttcaaaatctttatttgatttaagaggcCCTGATagggcctttcaaataaaatatatccatttctcattcttttatcgTACCGATCAATTTTGCCTAATTCAAATGGAATTTGCGAtgcaaatagttttttatatagaaatgaacaataattagtAGAAAAATACAAGTGTTATCAATTCACACTCAACtttgagaaaattcattctagcttgctcGTGTTTTATCAGGTCACATTTGccattttgagtaaaaatagatattacaATAAGGGTTGTGtcagtttttatttagaattgaaGACTTCAGTCCCGTCTAGATCAGTCATGGTCAAGTTTAGTTCTGCATATCGTTCCttgatttcattattatttaattcctgagtactgaacttcctttcctaaattgattcatttatattcaaaacctgatcgAACATCCGTGTTTGCACataaagacgaagagtaactgAAGATTTGTTACGAAGTTATAATGGTAAGTCCTTATAGAGCTCAGAGTAGAAGCATCAACATTGgtgtaattcttgccaatttcACAAGCTTAATAAACACTTCTATTaacctccaaaaaattcttcaaattattgaggttaccatgttgatcttcaggtttttttaacacacccattatatgcataattttcatcactagttttAATATTGTCTTGCCCATAGCTTACTAGAAGTGAAGTAAATAGACAAATTAGTGAAGTAAGATGCACTTGAGCTCTACCCCCATTCCTTGCAATGTAAACAATGATACAAGTAGTGTTGGGTCGGTCTGTACTGAATGGATTGGACTGACTATCCATCGGTCTAAACTGAATGAGTCGATGGACCGCGGCCTGgaccaattaaaaattagaaggaaaaaaatgtgaCGTCACACacctttcttaaaataatattatatatatgatttatgataATTCATTTCGTCCAAATAGGACATTCCTATGTATCCGTAGGGCGGTTCtagaattttaaaagtttctcTTTTTTAGTGGTCTAAGTCTTCAGTCCACATACCGATGCAGGACTGAGCAACGTGACTAGGCTTTTattattggttcatttttttatacggACCGAGTGAGTTAATCATATGATCGACTCATACCGTTAATAGAACGACCCAACACTACATACATGTCGCTATGTAGaccggtttaaaaaaaaagtttgagtatttgATACTGATAAATGATAAGATAATATATAGAATAGTACGCTACTTCTCTAGTTGTAAAACTTTCGTTCAACAAGTTATTTCTACTTATATCAACATTTGTTGAAAATGGAACATATACGTTCCCATGGTCCTTTTATGGTCAAGTATCGGTCCTAATGACTGATAGGACTAGTCTTAAGACTGGATTTGATCGAATGAATAAGTACCGAcataacactaatatttacaatattttttcatcgcAGATATAATCTAGTTGatacattgaataaaagttttgttttaactCTAGGCCGGTCAATCCTATTTGTGAAGACGATGACAGCTCCTTCAAAAATATGGAGAATGAACCACGGATAGTTGTTGCATTAAGAGATGCATGCAAATATTACGGGAAAAATGCAATGGAAAATCGTGTCCTCAATAATCTTAATCTTACAATTACAGAGGGATCCATGTATGTATTTAGTAGGTAaagttataatgaaaaaaatatttctagcgTTCTTTTTACAGATATGGTTTATTAGGAGCCAGTGGATGTGGAAAAACGACCGTTTTGTCATGTATTGTTGGcagaaaaaagttgaataaggGGCAAGTCACTGTATTCGGTGGCTCTCCAGGAGACAAGGGTATTGGTATTCCTGGTAATCGAATTGGATATATGCCACAGGTAAATTGCATTATTTAAGGTATGTTAAACGATTCCAAAAAACCCGATTTCAAGGCTACAACAAACGTTACATGATGACGCTACCTTTTCTTCTGATTTCTATAATGCAAATATTTCCTATACTTATTCGACAGCGACAGAGTAATCTGAACTTTATGACATAAATTAATACTTCATTTTCTCCGCTTCTTTAATTCTACAATATGATTTATCgacaaaaaatatcacaaatggTTCATATCAGATTCATGAAATTTCGTAAACGATAGTTGAAACATTTATGTAtgtgagaaaattaaaaaagaaataaaatacttaagaaaatgacaaatttgtacctaataatatatttattacttataaattccCTTCGCTCCTGTGGAGAACGAAATGagtgccccttcaaatttttaacataaatacattatttgtttcatttttgaaaataattatttaaactgttaTTGTTTTTACTAGGAAATTGCTTTGTATAAGGAGTTTACGGTCAGAgaaaccttaaaatattttggacgGTTATACGAAATGGAAACGGATCAGATTGATCAAcgtattgattttattttaaaattccttCAGATAACTAGAGACCGTGACATGGTTGGTAAATTAAGGTAACTTTATAACGTAAAACGACggcaactttaaaaaaacaaaactttttatattatagtggAGGCCAAAAACGTAGAGTTTCATTTGCTGCTGCTCTCCTTCATGATCCAGAACTCTATATTCTGGATGAACCAACGGTAGGTGTTGATCCAAGACTGAGAAAAAGTATTTGGAATCATTTGACTGATTTGGCATTAAATCGTAAAAAAACGATTTTAATTACTACACATTATATTGAAGAAGCGCGTCAAGCGACTTCAATAGGACTAATGAGAAACGGAAAACTTTTGGCGGAATCATCCcctgaaaaattattgcaaatttaTGGTGAACCTTCATTGGAAGATGTTTTCCTTACGCTTTGTGTCTCACAGGATGAACTCAACTCAATTGAGTCCTTTAATTATAGTACCTCATTTTCAAATAGCCTGAAAAAAGTTGTTGAAggaatatttggaatttttagaaagaaacCTCCTGAAAGCATTATGATATCAAGTACCAAAATAAGTAATGCTAATGAGGATGGCCATACTTCAAAAGGTGTATACCCTGTTTCCTATAATAAATCATCCGAGTCAATTGATTCTTACTCTTCCACGAAGCCTACTAACATTGATCCAAAATTGGTAAGTTATATATCAATTCAGACTTTTTTAATCCTTCCCTTTGAAactttaacaataattttttttatagttatctaatttttctaaaaataaattcggAAATCATCGAATACTATCCCCTAAAAAGTTGAAGGCCCTTATTATGAAAAACTTTATACAAATGTGGCGAAATATTCCGTAAGTTGTTGGTTCAAAAACTTCACTGGcttatttctctttttaatatacgttatatatatattttttccaaattttgttgTATCTgagtagtttttaatttaatcgtTTTCTTAATTATAGAAATCTTCTCTTCATATTTCTACTACCAGCCATTGAGGTTTTACTATTCTGCATTGCCATTGGTAATGATCCTACCAATTTGAATTTTGGTATCGTCAACAATGAGTTTCCTTATGCCTCAAACGCAAGTAACTATTCCTGTAGTACATTGCAAGGCTGTGAATTCGAA contains the following coding sequences:
- the LOC121113574 gene encoding ABC transporter G family member 20 isoform X3 — its product is MENEPRIVVALRDACKYYGKNAMENRVLNNLNLTITEGSIYGLLGASGCGKTTVLSCIVGRKKLNKGQVTVFGGSPGDKGIGIPGNRIGYMPQEIALYKEFTVRETLKYFGRLYEMETDQIDQRIDFILKFLQITRDRDMVGKLSGGQKRRVSFAAALLHDPELYILDEPTVGVDPRLRKSIWNHLTDLALNRKKTILITTHYIEEARQATSIGLMRNGKLLAESSPEKLLQIYGEPSLEDVFLTLCVSQDELNSIESFNYSTSFSNSLKKVVEGIFGIFRKKPPESIMISSTKISNANEDGHTSKGVYPVSYNKSSESIDSYSSTKPTNIDPKLLSNFSKNKFGNHRILSPKKLKALIMKNFIQMWRNIPNLLFIFLLPAIEVLLFCIAIGNDPTNLNFGIVNNEFPYASNASNYSCSTLQGCEFENLSCRFLSNLTNRKDLNFKYFEDEQLAKTEVLNGEIWGYMTISSNFSEAFLDRLWNTLNVDSESLLQSSLRVYLDMTNQQVSFSIKRIIFDSYKDFIGGLMTDCELPSELAASPVRYEDPIYGVENPSFTSFMAPGIIVIIIYFLAMALTGDAFLLERRDGLLDRSWVAGVSALEYILAVILTQFIVMIIQTIITLIFILIVFQITCNGPLLWLIVLTLLQGTAGMTFGFMNSAIFTDQSTAMQVALASFFPNLLLSGIIWPLEGMPYYLKTFSQILPSTAACQAMRDIMSRGWGVAYTSVYSGILISMSWITVFVLISVITIRLTV
- the LOC121113574 gene encoding ABC transporter G family member 20 isoform X1: MTDRTSLKTGFDRMNKPVNPICEDDDSSFKNMENEPRIVVALRDACKYYGKNAMENRVLNNLNLTITEGSIYGLLGASGCGKTTVLSCIVGRKKLNKGQVTVFGGSPGDKGIGIPGNRIGYMPQEIALYKEFTVRETLKYFGRLYEMETDQIDQRIDFILKFLQITRDRDMVGKLSGGQKRRVSFAAALLHDPELYILDEPTVGVDPRLRKSIWNHLTDLALNRKKTILITTHYIEEARQATSIGLMRNGKLLAESSPEKLLQIYGEPSLEDVFLTLCVSQDELNSIESFNYSTSFSNSLKKVVEGIFGIFRKKPPESIMISSTKISNANEDGHTSKGVYPVSYNKSSESIDSYSSTKPTNIDPKLLSNFSKNKFGNHRILSPKKLKALIMKNFIQMWRNIPNLLFIFLLPAIEVLLFCIAIGNDPTNLNFGIVNNEFPYASNASNYSCSTLQGCEFENLSCRFLSNLTNRKDLNFKYFEDEQLAKTEVLNGEIWGYMTISSNFSEAFLDRLWNTLNVDSESLLQSSLRVYLDMTNQQVSFSIKRIIFDSYKDFIGGLMTDCELPSELAASPVRYEDPIYGVENPSFTSFMAPGIIVIIIYFLAMALTGDAFLLERRDGLLDRSWVAGVSALEYILAVILTQFIVMIIQTIITLIFILIVFQITCNGPLLWLIVLTLLQGTAGMTFGFMNSAIFTDQSTAMQVALASFFPNLLLSGIIWPLEGMPYYLKTFSQILPSTAACQAMRDIMSRGWGVAYTSVYSGILISMSWITVFVLISVITIRLTV
- the LOC121113574 gene encoding ABC transporter G family member 20 isoform X2, producing the protein MNGPVNPICEDDDSSFKNMENEPRIVVALRDACKYYGKNAMENRVLNNLNLTITEGSIYGLLGASGCGKTTVLSCIVGRKKLNKGQVTVFGGSPGDKGIGIPGNRIGYMPQEIALYKEFTVRETLKYFGRLYEMETDQIDQRIDFILKFLQITRDRDMVGKLSGGQKRRVSFAAALLHDPELYILDEPTVGVDPRLRKSIWNHLTDLALNRKKTILITTHYIEEARQATSIGLMRNGKLLAESSPEKLLQIYGEPSLEDVFLTLCVSQDELNSIESFNYSTSFSNSLKKVVEGIFGIFRKKPPESIMISSTKISNANEDGHTSKGVYPVSYNKSSESIDSYSSTKPTNIDPKLLSNFSKNKFGNHRILSPKKLKALIMKNFIQMWRNIPNLLFIFLLPAIEVLLFCIAIGNDPTNLNFGIVNNEFPYASNASNYSCSTLQGCEFENLSCRFLSNLTNRKDLNFKYFEDEQLAKTEVLNGEIWGYMTISSNFSEAFLDRLWNTLNVDSESLLQSSLRVYLDMTNQQVSFSIKRIIFDSYKDFIGGLMTDCELPSELAASPVRYEDPIYGVENPSFTSFMAPGIIVIIIYFLAMALTGDAFLLERRDGLLDRSWVAGVSALEYILAVILTQFIVMIIQTIITLIFILIVFQITCNGPLLWLIVLTLLQGTAGMTFGFMNSAIFTDQSTAMQVALASFFPNLLLSGIIWPLEGMPYYLKTFSQILPSTAACQAMRDIMSRGWGVAYTSVYSGILISMSWITVFVLISVITIRLTV